TCACGTCAGAACCCAGCTCATTAAAGAAGCTGGCAAACTCGATACCGATCGCACCTGAACCAATCACTAAAAGCTTCTTCGGCATCGTGTTTGGTGCAAGCGCGTGCTTGTATGTCCAAACAAGTTTACCGTCAGCTTTCAGATGCGGTAGTTCACGAGCACGTGCACCAGTTGCGATAATTGTATCCTTCGCAGAAAGCTCAGTTACTTTACCGTCTTTGCCAGTTACAGCCAGTTTACCTTTCGCAAGGATCTTTGCTTCACCTTCGATATGGGCAACTTTGTTTTTCTTCAGCAGCATACCAATACCGCTGTTCATCTGCGCAGATACACCGCGAGAGCGTTTCACGATGGCATCAAGATCGAACTGAACATTATCAACCTTCAGGCCGAACTGTTCAGCATTCTTTGCCAAATGATACACTTCGGCGGAGCGAAGTAACGCTTTTGTAGGGATGCAGCCCCAGTTCAAACAAATACCGCCAAGGTGCTCGCGTTCAACACACGCTACATTCATACCAAGTTGTGCTGCACGGATTGCGGCAACATAGCCACCAGGGCCGCCGCCGATAACAACAAGATCAAAAGCATTCGCCATTTTTAAATCCTTTCGGGATTTTCAACACGTCTTGGATCGTCAACACCACCGGTATGGTCCGTGGTTGCCTTTTCGATCAACAAGATACTGCATTCTTCAGGGGCGAATGGTTTGTGTTCCACGCCTTTTGGCACCACAACCATATCACCCTCTTCAATCCAAACCTGCTTATCCCGGTAATCCATGCGAAAGCGACCATTCACGACAAGGAAAAACTCATCTTCTTCCTCATGTGCGTGCCAAACGAAGTCACCTTCAATTTTCGCAAGCTTTACATGATAACCGTCAAGGTCTCCAATATGTTTTGGAGACCAATGGTCGCTGAAGTCTTTAAGTTTTTCGGCAAGATTAACCGGGTTCATCGCAAGGTTCTCCTAGAGAAGCATTGTGATTGGGTCTTCGATGTAGCCTTTAAAGGCCGCAAGGAATTCCGCACCAACTGCGCCGTCAATTGCACGGTGGTCACAGGAAAGTGTACAGCTCATCACCGTTGCTACTGCAAGAGCACCATCTTTCACAACCGGACGCTGTTCACCAGCACCTACTGCCATGATTGCGCCCTGTGGCGGATTAATTACAGCACCAAATTCCTTGATGCCGTACATGCCGAGGTTAGAGATAGAGAATGTGCCACCAGCATAATCTTCAGGCATTAATTTGCCGTCACGTGCTTTTGTGGCTAGCTCTTTCACATCACGGGAAATATCAGCGAGACCTTTATTATCTGCGCCCCGAACAACTGGTGTTACAAGGCCACCGTCAACAGCAACAGCAACGGAAATATCAGCGCGCTCATACCAGTACATCTTGTCGCCAGCATACTGAACATTTGCCGCAGGCACTTTCTTAAGCGCAAGTGCTGTAGCGCGAATAATGAAATCATTCACAGAAAGTTTCACACCTTCATCAGCTAAACGATTATTTAGCTCTTTACGCTGCGCCATCAGCTTATCCATCTCACATTCGATTGTAAGATAGAAGTGAGGCACCGTTGTTTTAGATTCTGTAAGACGTTTGGCAATCGTTTTACGCATACCAGACAGACGCTCTTCCCGGAATGGAATATCGTCGTGCGGGCCATATGTTGGCGCTTCAACGGCAGCAGTTGGCGTGGCTGTAGCTGTAGTAGCTACCGCAGTAGGAGCTGCAGTTTGAGGTGCAGCCATTGCAGCTTCAACATCACGCTTGATGATGCGGCCATGCGGGCCTGTGCCTGCAACAGTCGCAATATCAAGACCAGCCTGCTTCGCAATGCGTTTTGCAAGTGGTGATGCTTTCACGCGACCATCCGTTGATGGTGCCGGAGCCACGGCTGGAGCAGCAACCGATGCAACAGGCGCAGGGGCTGCTTCTGCTTTTGGAGCTTCAGCCACAGGTGCTGGCGCTGCTGGTGTAGCCGACACATCAACATCACCAATTTCTTCACCATCTTCAGCGAGAACAGCAATAATCTGACCTACAGGTACATCGTCTGTGCCTTCAGCTACCAGTATTTTAGCTACAGTTCCATCGTCGATGCTTTCAACTTCCATCGTCGCCTTATCGGTTTCGATTTCAGCGATCACATCACCGCTTTCAACTGTATCGCCTTCTTTAACGAGCCATTTTGCAAGCGTACCTTTTTCCATTGTCGGAGAAAGAGCTGGCATGAAAATCTCAATAGACATTTGGCTTATCCCTTTATTTTGGGCCTAACCCGCCGTACTCGGCAGCGCCTTTTTTGAATTCTTATCTAAACGGAAAAGGAAGAGCATCGCCCTTCCCTTCAACCATTTTTTAGTCTGCGTAACAAACAGCTTTTGCTGCTTTTACAATATCGCCTGCGCTAACAACTGCTGCTTTTTCTAGGTTATTGGCGTATGGAAGCGGTACATCAACACTGTTCACGCGTGTAACAGGTGCATCCAGGTAATCGAATGCTTGTTCCATCAGTTGGGCTGAAACATCGCTTGCTACAGAACACTGTGGCCAACCTTCTTCTGCAACAACGCAGCGGTTTGTTTTCTTCACACTTTCAATCAGTGTATCAAGGTCAAGCGGGCGAATTGTGCGAAGATCAATCACTTCTGCGCTGATACCTTCTTCAGCGAGCATTTCAGCCGCCTTGATAGCTTCACCTACTGTAATTGAGTATGAAACGATTGTTACGTCTGTACCTTCAGTGAAAATACGAGCTTTACCAATTGGTGCTGTATAATCAGGTAGGTCTGGAACATCGAATGTTTCTCCGTACATCAGCTCATTCTCAAGGAATACAACTGGGTTCGGG
This DNA window, taken from Kordiimonas sp. SCSIO 12603, encodes the following:
- a CDS encoding cupin domain-containing protein; translation: MNPVNLAEKLKDFSDHWSPKHIGDLDGYHVKLAKIEGDFVWHAHEEEDEFFLVVNGRFRMDYRDKQVWIEEGDMVVVPKGVEHKPFAPEECSILLIEKATTDHTGGVDDPRRVENPERI
- a CDS encoding pyruvate dehydrogenase complex dihydrolipoamide acetyltransferase; the protein is MSIEIFMPALSPTMEKGTLAKWLVKEGDTVESGDVIAEIETDKATMEVESIDDGTVAKILVAEGTDDVPVGQIIAVLAEDGEEIGDVDVSATPAAPAPVAEAPKAEAAPAPVASVAAPAVAPAPSTDGRVKASPLAKRIAKQAGLDIATVAGTGPHGRIIKRDVEAAMAAPQTAAPTAVATTATATPTAAVEAPTYGPHDDIPFREERLSGMRKTIAKRLTESKTTVPHFYLTIECEMDKLMAQRKELNNRLADEGVKLSVNDFIIRATALALKKVPAANVQYAGDKMYWYERADISVAVAVDGGLVTPVVRGADNKGLADISRDVKELATKARDGKLMPEDYAGGTFSISNLGMYGIKEFGAVINPPQGAIMAVGAGEQRPVVKDGALAVATVMSCTLSCDHRAIDGAVGAEFLAAFKGYIEDPITMLL